The following coding sequences are from one Virgibacillus necropolis window:
- the gatB gene encoding Asp-tRNA(Asn)/Glu-tRNA(Gln) amidotransferase subunit GatB has protein sequence MNFETIIGLEVHVELKTQSKIFSPSPNQFGAEPNTNVNPIDLGYPGTLPVLNEEAVNFAMKAAMALNCEIATDTKFDRKNYFYPDNPKAYQISQFDKPIGENGWLEIEVNGEKKRIGITRLHMEEDAGKLTHGDNGYSLVDFNRQGTPLIEIVSEPDMRSPEEAYAYLEKLKNIIQYTGVSDVKMEEGSLRCDANISLRPIGQEEFGAKAELKNLNSFTFVQKGLEFEEKRQEKELLSGGEILQETRRYDEKTKETILMRIKEGSDDYRYFPEPDLVHMHISDEWKERIRKQIPELPDARKERFVKELGLPEYDAAVITDSKEMADFLEETIAQGADIKQASNWLMGAVFEHMNKHQKELHDLALTPEGLGKMIQLIEDGTISSKIAKKVFADLVEKGGDPEQIVKDKGLVQISDEGQLREIITKVLDENEQSIIDFKNGKDNAIKFLVGQVMKQTKGQANPPMVNKILLEEMNKR, from the coding sequence ATGAATTTTGAAACGATCATTGGACTTGAAGTACATGTTGAATTAAAAACACAATCGAAAATCTTTAGCCCAAGCCCTAACCAGTTTGGTGCAGAACCAAATACAAATGTGAATCCAATCGATTTGGGATATCCGGGCACATTACCTGTTTTAAATGAAGAAGCGGTAAACTTTGCTATGAAAGCTGCTATGGCACTGAATTGCGAAATCGCGACAGATACAAAGTTTGATCGGAAGAACTATTTCTACCCAGACAACCCTAAAGCATATCAAATTTCCCAATTTGATAAACCAATTGGTGAAAATGGGTGGCTAGAAATCGAAGTAAATGGCGAAAAGAAACGGATTGGCATTACCCGTTTACACATGGAAGAAGACGCTGGGAAATTGACACATGGCGATAATGGGTATTCTTTAGTTGACTTTAACCGTCAAGGTACTCCTCTAATCGAGATTGTTTCTGAACCTGATATGCGTTCTCCAGAGGAAGCATATGCTTATTTGGAAAAACTGAAAAACATCATTCAATACACCGGTGTTTCTGATGTGAAAATGGAAGAAGGATCACTTCGTTGTGATGCTAATATTTCATTAAGACCAATTGGCCAGGAAGAGTTTGGGGCAAAAGCCGAGCTGAAAAACCTGAATTCCTTTACCTTTGTGCAAAAAGGTCTTGAATTTGAAGAAAAACGACAAGAAAAGGAATTACTATCGGGCGGAGAAATTTTACAAGAAACTCGCCGATATGATGAAAAAACAAAAGAAACCATCCTTATGCGTATTAAAGAGGGATCAGACGATTATCGTTATTTCCCAGAACCAGACTTGGTTCATATGCATATCAGTGACGAATGGAAGGAACGTATTCGCAAACAGATCCCAGAGCTTCCTGACGCGAGAAAGGAACGATTTGTTAAGGAGCTTGGTTTACCAGAATACGATGCTGCAGTCATCACGGATTCTAAAGAAATGGCAGATTTCCTAGAAGAAACGATTGCGCAAGGTGCTGATATCAAACAAGCTTCAAACTGGTTAATGGGTGCTGTCTTTGAACATATGAATAAGCATCAAAAGGAATTACATGATTTAGCATTGACACCAGAAGGACTTGGCAAAATGATACAATTAATCGAGGATGGAACGATATCATCTAAGATTGCGAAAAAGGTATTTGCGGATCTCGTTGAAAAGGGTGGAGATCCAGAACAAATCGTTAAAGATAAAGGACTTGTTCAAATCTCTGATGAAGGCCAATTACGCGAGATTATTACTAAGGTACTAGATGAAAATGAACAATCGATTATCGATTTTAAGAACGGTAAAGACAACGCAATAAAATTCCTAGTCGGACAAGTTATGAAACAAACCAAAGGACAAGCAAACCCACCAATGGTTAATAAAATCCTGTTGGAAGAAATGAATAAACGGTAA
- the gatA gene encoding Asp-tRNA(Asn)/Glu-tRNA(Gln) amidotransferase subunit GatA: MSLFDHTIKELERKLHNKEITVTDLVNESYEQIEKVDGEVQAFLTLDKERALEKAKQLDSESPDTAELLFGMPVGVKDNIVTKNLRTTCASQFLDNFNDPLYDATVVQKLNAAKAVNIGKLNMDEFAMGSSNENSSYAATRNPWNTDYVPGGSSGGSAAAVAAGEVLFSLGSDTGGSIRQPAAFCGVVGLKPTYGRVSRFGLVAFASSLDQIGPLTRTVEDSARIMEVISGRDAMDSTSADIEVPTFTDALSGDVKGLKIAVPKEYLAEGVSKEVKDTILEALKVYESLGAEWEEVSLPHTKYAVAAYYLLASSEASANLARFDGVRYGVRSENATTMLDMFKMSRSEGFGDEVKRRIMLGTYALSSGYYDAYYKKAQKVRKLINNDFASVFENYDVVIGPTTPTPAFKVGEKTDDPLTMYTNDILTIPVNLAGIPGISIPCGFSENGLPIGLQVIGKHFDEETIFRAAHAFEQATDYHKKRPQLGGAN; this comes from the coding sequence ATGTCGTTATTTGATCACACAATAAAGGAACTTGAGCGAAAACTACATAACAAGGAAATTACTGTCACCGATCTTGTAAATGAATCATACGAGCAGATTGAAAAGGTGGACGGTGAGGTTCAAGCTTTCTTGACGTTAGATAAAGAAAGGGCCCTTGAAAAGGCGAAGCAACTTGATTCAGAAAGTCCAGATACAGCTGAACTATTATTTGGTATGCCTGTTGGTGTAAAGGATAATATTGTTACTAAAAATCTTCGTACTACATGTGCAAGTCAATTTTTGGATAACTTTAATGATCCTTTATATGACGCAACTGTTGTACAGAAGTTAAACGCTGCAAAAGCAGTCAATATTGGAAAATTAAACATGGATGAATTTGCGATGGGGTCATCAAACGAGAATTCAAGCTACGCTGCAACGCGTAATCCATGGAATACGGACTATGTTCCAGGGGGATCTAGTGGTGGATCAGCTGCTGCAGTAGCGGCAGGAGAAGTACTTTTTTCACTAGGATCTGATACTGGTGGGTCGATTCGCCAACCTGCTGCATTTTGCGGGGTTGTTGGTTTAAAGCCTACGTATGGTCGTGTGTCTAGATTCGGGTTGGTTGCATTTGCATCATCACTTGATCAAATTGGACCATTAACACGGACTGTAGAAGATAGTGCTCGTATAATGGAAGTTATTTCTGGACGAGATGCAATGGATTCAACTAGTGCAGATATTGAGGTTCCAACGTTTACAGATGCGCTTTCAGGGGATGTAAAGGGACTTAAAATTGCGGTTCCAAAAGAATATTTAGCTGAAGGTGTTTCAAAAGAAGTGAAAGACACCATTTTAGAAGCTCTAAAGGTATATGAATCACTTGGTGCAGAGTGGGAAGAGGTTTCCCTGCCACATACGAAATATGCGGTCGCGGCTTATTATTTACTTGCATCATCTGAAGCATCTGCTAACCTTGCTCGCTTTGATGGCGTTCGTTATGGTGTCCGTTCTGAAAATGCAACAACTATGTTGGATATGTTCAAGATGTCCCGTAGTGAAGGCTTTGGTGATGAAGTGAAACGCCGGATTATGCTAGGAACCTATGCATTATCATCAGGCTACTATGACGCTTATTATAAAAAAGCACAAAAAGTTCGTAAGCTAATAAACAATGATTTTGCTAGTGTATTTGAAAATTACGATGTGGTTATCGGACCAACGACACCAACGCCAGCATTTAAAGTTGGCGAAAAAACAGATGATCCATTGACCATGTATACAAATGATATTTTAACAATTCCGGTTAACTTAGCAGGTATTCCAGGTATTTCGATTCCGTGTGGTTTTTCTGAAAATGGACTACCAATTGGTTTGCAAGTTATTGGAAAACATTTTGATGAGGAAACAATTTTCCGTGCAGCACATGCATTTGAACAAGCAACTGATTACCATAAAAAACGACCTCAACTTGGAGGTGCCAACTAA
- the gatC gene encoding Asp-tRNA(Asn)/Glu-tRNA(Gln) amidotransferase subunit GatC has protein sequence MSDITNDDVKHVAHLARLAITDEEAEKFTKQLSKIIHYADLLNELDTDDIEPTTHVLETKNVLRKDEPKQWITQDEALKNAPDKKDGHFRVPSVME, from the coding sequence TTGTCAGATATTACAAATGATGATGTTAAGCATGTTGCGCATTTGGCAAGACTTGCGATTACAGATGAGGAAGCAGAAAAATTCACGAAACAGTTAAGCAAGATTATTCATTACGCAGACCTGTTAAATGAACTGGATACAGATGATATAGAGCCAACAACTCATGTACTAGAGACTAAAAATGTCTTACGTAAAGATGAACCAAAGCAATGGATTACACAGGATGAAGCACTAAAAAATGCCCCCGATAAAAAAGATGGACATTTTCGTGTGCCTTCTGTCATGGAGTAG
- a CDS encoding helix-turn-helix domain-containing protein: METGPFIKLQRIKQGMTQEDLAEGIVSMSYLSKIENQKTSASQEVISLLCTRLGVQRDDDKEVTIKEKCQEWYDLLFETNDKEVITEKYEELERLLSNIHSDNLILFEIHRIRYYLVLADFEKALEQVNKLNEISNTFDTLHQFYWYKFKGNYISFQGEFSQAMRMYKLAEEKLNQISLDEAYVADLQYTIGITHSKLRNTLEAIEYANKALDIFQIKYNFYRCAQCHILLGISHRRISVYDKAIKNFNLALHLAKLSKNNQLMQLTNQNLGSLYSSKGESKEAIKYFRAIVDDEEVHLIERLAAITSLLAEQYNIYNYDDAKKMVDYGFKLLEKFKRIEEYKLFYYIINTYQYALESDHEKFENILIQEFIPYLKKHKDHVNLAIYAKMLGNHYEKLYIYKEATKYFKLANYAYDQLTIL; encoded by the coding sequence ATGGAGACTGGACCCTTTATTAAATTACAACGCATAAAACAAGGGATGACGCAAGAGGACTTAGCAGAGGGTATTGTTTCCATGTCATACTTGTCCAAAATTGAAAATCAGAAAACATCCGCAAGCCAAGAAGTTATAAGTCTTTTATGTACTAGACTTGGAGTACAACGGGATGACGATAAAGAAGTTACGATTAAGGAAAAATGTCAGGAATGGTATGATCTGTTGTTTGAAACGAATGACAAAGAGGTTATAACTGAAAAGTATGAGGAATTAGAAAGGTTGCTTAGTAATATTCATTCTGATAATTTGATTTTGTTTGAGATTCATAGAATACGCTATTATTTAGTGTTAGCTGATTTTGAAAAAGCCTTAGAACAAGTGAATAAGTTAAATGAGATTTCGAATACCTTCGATACATTACATCAATTCTATTGGTACAAGTTTAAAGGGAATTATATCTCATTTCAGGGCGAGTTTAGTCAAGCTATGCGAATGTATAAACTTGCAGAGGAAAAGCTGAATCAGATTAGTTTGGATGAAGCATATGTAGCTGATCTACAATATACTATAGGCATTACACATAGTAAGCTTAGAAATACACTAGAGGCCATAGAGTATGCGAATAAAGCGCTTGATATTTTTCAAATTAAATATAACTTTTATAGGTGCGCACAGTGCCACATTTTGTTAGGAATATCCCATCGTAGAATAAGTGTTTATGATAAGGCAATAAAAAACTTTAACTTGGCATTACACCTTGCAAAGTTAAGTAAAAATAATCAACTGATGCAATTAACAAATCAAAACTTAGGTTCTTTGTATTCTTCTAAGGGTGAGTCAAAAGAAGCTATTAAGTATTTTAGGGCAATTGTGGATGATGAAGAAGTACATCTAATTGAAAGACTTGCTGCGATCACTTCGTTACTAGCGGAACAATATAATATATATAATTATGATGATGCAAAAAAGATGGTTGATTATGGATTTAAACTACTAGAAAAATTCAAGAGAATTGAAGAATATAAATTATTTTATTATATAATTAACACCTATCAGTACGCGCTCGAAAGTGATCACGAAAAATTTGAAAATATTTTAATACAGGAATTTATTCCATATTTAAAGAAACATAAAGATCATGTAAATCTTGCCATATACGCCAAAATGCTCGGCAATCATTATGAGAAGTTATACATATATAAAGAAGCAACTAAGTATTTTAAACTTGCTAATTATGCATATGATCAACTCACTATTCTGTAA
- the pruA gene encoding L-glutamate gamma-semialdehyde dehydrogenase — protein sequence MVVPYKHEPFTDFTVGENQKLMLEAIKKVETDLGGEYPLIIGGERITTDDKIVSVNPSKKDEVIGLVSKANKEIAEQAMKVADSKFESWRKSDPKVRADILFRAAAIIRRRKFEFTAHLVKEGGKPWKEADADTAEAIDFLEYYGRQMLEFKDGAKINSRPIEYNQYNYIPLGVGVVISPWNFLFAIMAGTTSAAMVSGNTVLLKPASSTPVIAYKFMEVLEEAGLPDGVINFIPGPGSEVGDYLVDHPRTRFVSFTGSRDVGTRIFERAAKVQKGQNWLKRTIIEMGGKDTIIVDNEADLELAAQSIVQSAFGFSGQKCSACSRAVIHEDVYDQVADRVAELTKELSAGDPSDNSHFMGPVIDQGAYDKIMSYIEIGKDEGELLVGGTGDDSEGWFINPTVFKDLDPVARIMQEEIFGPVVALAKGKDFDELIKIANNTDYGLTGAVITNNRDHQEKARQDFHVGNLYFNRGCTAAIVGYQPFGGFKMSGTDSKAGGPDYLIHHMQGKTTSEMF from the coding sequence ATGGTAGTACCGTACAAACACGAACCTTTTACAGATTTTACAGTAGGAGAAAATCAGAAATTAATGCTAGAAGCGATCAAAAAGGTTGAAACTGATCTTGGTGGAGAATATCCACTTATTATAGGTGGGGAACGTATTACAACCGACGATAAAATCGTTTCTGTTAACCCTTCTAAAAAAGATGAAGTTATCGGACTTGTTTCAAAAGCTAACAAAGAAATAGCTGAACAAGCAATGAAAGTTGCTGATAGCAAATTTGAGTCTTGGAGAAAATCAGACCCTAAAGTGCGTGCTGACATCTTATTCCGTGCAGCGGCGATTATCCGCCGTCGTAAATTTGAATTTACCGCACATCTTGTAAAAGAAGGCGGAAAACCATGGAAAGAAGCGGATGCTGATACTGCAGAAGCAATTGATTTCCTTGAATATTATGGACGTCAGATGCTTGAGTTTAAGGACGGGGCAAAAATAAATAGTCGTCCTATCGAATATAACCAATATAATTATATTCCATTAGGGGTGGGTGTTGTTATCTCCCCATGGAACTTCTTATTCGCTATAATGGCAGGAACAACAAGTGCAGCAATGGTTTCTGGTAACACTGTATTACTGAAGCCGGCAAGCTCAACACCTGTTATTGCTTATAAATTTATGGAAGTACTTGAAGAAGCTGGCCTTCCAGATGGCGTAATCAACTTTATTCCAGGACCCGGTAGTGAAGTTGGGGATTATTTAGTTGATCACCCACGTACTCGTTTTGTTAGTTTTACAGGTTCAAGAGATGTTGGAACACGCATTTTCGAACGCGCAGCAAAAGTTCAAAAAGGTCAAAACTGGCTAAAACGAACTATTATTGAAATGGGTGGTAAAGACACCATCATAGTTGATAATGAAGCAGACCTAGAGCTTGCAGCACAATCTATCGTTCAATCTGCATTCGGATTCTCAGGTCAAAAATGTTCTGCATGTTCACGCGCAGTCATCCATGAAGATGTGTATGATCAAGTAGCGGATCGGGTAGCAGAACTAACGAAAGAATTGAGCGCTGGAGATCCATCTGATAACTCTCACTTCATGGGACCAGTTATTGATCAAGGTGCATACGATAAAATTATGAGTTACATTGAAATTGGTAAAGACGAAGGAGAACTTCTTGTTGGCGGTACTGGGGATGACAGCGAGGGTTGGTTTATAAACCCGACTGTATTTAAAGACCTAGATCCAGTAGCACGCATCATGCAGGAAGAAATCTTTGGACCTGTTGTCGCATTAGCAAAAGGAAAAGATTTTGATGAATTAATCAAAATTGCTAACAACACCGATTATGGTTTAACAGGTGCAGTTATTACAAATAATCGTGACCATCAGGAAAAAGCACGCCAAGACTTCCATGTAGGTAACCTATACTTTAACCGTGGATGTACAGCAGCAATTGTTGGCTATCAACCATTCGGTGGATTCAAAATGTCAGGAACAGATTCAAAAGCAGGTGGACCAGATTATTTAATCCATCATATGCAAGGTAAAACTACTTCAGAAATGTTCTAA
- a CDS encoding CamS family sex pheromone protein, protein MLRKIAIWLTGALLFMTSCSPNMNDDEVVKKEDETANQEPSIVPSYQLSNETYKMILPYKPSAARGLIVSQMGNRLDIDEMEEGLRRHSKEYYDPGTYYFQAGQKLSDDLLLTWLEEDLTDKQIEDEVQARIDKRKEDKKDVNEDIIEEIRKSVIEEETKGLNPALKDNPNESDYRNNPRYLSHILEQNFLKKNKDNTVELVGMSIGLALKSEYRFQTETGGPYYYEKISQEEMLKQGKQMAQTILERIRKMEGLENIPIMFALYREEAQGSSVPGNFVAKTGVEGSDASIGEWDAVKEDYILFPSDEAKEKYYDDTQIVSNFTNEVAQFFPNYVGVIGEGFYINEELKKLTLEIPIEFYGKGEVIGFTQYAYGLAKEMFPDHFDLEIKVTSSEKLESLIYRSAGVSNPTVHIFH, encoded by the coding sequence ATGTTGAGGAAAATAGCTATTTGGTTGACGGGCGCACTACTTTTCATGACAAGCTGTTCACCGAATATGAACGATGATGAAGTAGTGAAAAAAGAAGACGAGACAGCCAATCAGGAGCCGTCTATCGTTCCTAGCTACCAGCTTTCAAATGAAACATATAAAATGATACTTCCATATAAGCCAAGTGCAGCAAGGGGGCTTATTGTCAGTCAAATGGGGAATCGGTTGGATATAGACGAGATGGAAGAAGGTCTCAGGCGTCACTCCAAGGAATATTATGACCCAGGCACCTATTATTTCCAAGCAGGGCAGAAGCTATCGGATGATTTGCTTCTTACGTGGCTTGAAGAAGATTTAACAGATAAGCAGATTGAAGACGAGGTACAGGCTAGAATTGACAAGCGTAAAGAAGATAAAAAAGATGTGAACGAAGACATCATTGAAGAGATAAGAAAAAGTGTTATAGAGGAAGAAACCAAAGGATTAAATCCTGCTCTAAAGGATAATCCAAATGAAAGTGATTATCGAAATAATCCAAGGTATTTATCTCATATTTTAGAGCAGAATTTCCTGAAAAAGAATAAAGATAATACGGTAGAATTAGTTGGAATGTCAATAGGGCTAGCCTTGAAATCAGAATATCGGTTTCAAACAGAGACTGGCGGCCCGTATTACTATGAAAAGATATCCCAAGAAGAAATGCTGAAACAAGGAAAGCAAATGGCACAAACGATTCTTGAGCGAATACGCAAAATGGAGGGACTTGAAAATATTCCAATCATGTTTGCCTTATATCGTGAAGAGGCACAAGGTTCATCAGTTCCAGGGAATTTTGTTGCAAAAACAGGTGTGGAAGGTAGCGATGCCTCCATCGGTGAGTGGGATGCAGTCAAAGAAGATTATATTTTGTTCCCATCTGATGAAGCTAAGGAGAAATATTATGATGATACACAAATAGTTTCGAATTTTACTAATGAAGTTGCGCAGTTTTTCCCAAATTATGTCGGTGTAATTGGGGAAGGTTTTTATATCAATGAGGAACTGAAGAAATTAACACTTGAAATTCCAATAGAGTTCTATGGAAAGGGAGAGGTTATCGGATTCACACAATATGCTTACGGCCTTGCAAAGGAAATGTTCCCAGATCACTTTGACCTCGAAATCAAGGTGACGTCAAGTGAAAAACTGGAAAGCTTAATTTATAGAAGTGCGGGTGTCAGTAACCCTACTGTGCATATTTTTCATTAG